One Bdellovibrio bacteriovorus str. Tiberius DNA segment encodes these proteins:
- a CDS encoding KOW motif-containing protein — MKLKIKKGATVQVITGSDKGKKGTVIAVDATAMKIQVQGVKVQTHYDKKDGLLKKEGFIDYSNVKLVEAASKEKKTSKKATKSKSA, encoded by the coding sequence ATGAAATTGAAAATCAAAAAAGGCGCGACAGTACAAGTTATCACAGGCTCTGACAAAGGTAAGAAGGGCACTGTTATCGCTGTAGACGCTACTGCAATGAAAATCCAAGTTCAAGGTGTGAAAGTACAAACACACTACGATAAAAAAGACGGTCTTTTGAAAAAAGAAGGCTTCATCGACTACTCCAACGTGAAGTTGGTAGAAGCTGCTTCTAAAGAGAAGAAGACTTCCAAAAAGGCTACTAAGTCTAAGTCCGCTTAG
- the rpmB gene encoding 50S ribosomal protein L28, translating into MSKCEVTGKGPVVKNLVSHSNIKTKSTALPNVQKKRIFSRVLNQMVRLSIAASAIRDMEHVGGFDNFILNQDDSKLSKRALTVKMRIKKKISSKN; encoded by the coding sequence ATGAGCAAATGTGAAGTAACCGGAAAAGGTCCAGTTGTTAAAAACTTGGTATCCCACTCCAACATTAAAACAAAATCAACTGCTCTACCAAATGTTCAGAAAAAACGCATCTTTAGCCGCGTTTTGAACCAAATGGTAAGACTTTCAATCGCAGCTAGTGCTATCCGTGATATGGAGCACGTAGGTGGTTTTGATAATTTCATCCTTAATCAAGACGATTCCAAGCTTTCTAAAAGAGCTTTGACCGTTAAGATGAGAATCAAAAAGAAAATTTCTTCTAAGAACTAA
- the rpsR gene encoding 30S ribosomal protein S18 codes for MKKTTRSKYRQEFSGDHVFDYKDPASLTRFIGDGGKITPSRISKLSVAQQKRVAAAVKKSRNLALLPSGSDSFDTFHRAEAISPVPFEI; via the coding sequence ATGAAAAAGACAACACGTAGCAAATACCGTCAGGAATTCTCTGGTGACCACGTATTCGATTACAAAGATCCAGCATCTTTGACTCGTTTCATTGGTGACGGTGGTAAAATCACTCCATCCAGAATCTCTAAATTGTCCGTTGCTCAACAAAAAAGAGTAGCAGCAGCAGTTAAGAAATCTCGTAACTTGGCTCTATTGCCATCTGGTTCTGACTCTTTCGATACATTCCATAGAGCAGAAGCAATCTCTCCAGTTCCTTTCGAGATCTAA